TTTTCAGCTCctccctctcctctctctccttCCTCCCCGCAGTGAACGTCGCGACCTCTCTCCCTCCTCTCTGCAGATCAACCATCCCTTAGTTTGACTGCAAATCGTGGACGCAGAACACCGTACGACCCAGGTATACGATTCTCCGTACACCGCCGGACgacccaccaccaccaccacgaCCAACGAACGACCCCTTCGTGAACGGAAAGCACCCCAGGCCTACGAAAAGCTCCGAACCGGACGAGCCACCCGAATTCTTTCCCTCCCCCCTCTCCCACCAAGCAGCACCGGCCACCACCAAGTAGTGTAGCCGCTGCCAGTGCCTCCGCCCACCGGTCTGTGtttcttttgattctttgtttttttttttttgggttcactcatctgggttttgcttggatttgttggttttggtgcttgattttGGTTGTGTATTCAATCggccatttttttttggatacccATAAGATCTATAGCTCCCTTTAGCATACACATTGAAATTTctgattaatttttgttttctatactcttgaatttttatccCTTTATGATAGGGGTTTAGACCAAGATTCTTATTGTTGGGTCAAAACATGGATTCACCGGCAAAAAACTGTAGGAAATTTCTCTTGACCAAGATTCTTATTGGGCTTTGAACTGTTATCGtattattagttatttagttAAAGCTTTATATATAGAGTTAGTCTAATGGTTTACAATATTACATGGATTTCGGTATGATACATTTGTAtgaaaaatctgatttttgaCATCTACTCGATAATCATTTTCTACAAAAGAGGAAAGGAAAACATCTATTGTTTGTTTGAGATTGCCTAATTCATGCTTCACTGTGTTACATGGTCACTTTAATTTGATAGAATTAACCCATCTTAAGGTCTCAAATTTACATACCAATTTTATCTTTCACACTCTAGCTCTCTCATCCTAACTAAATGCATCTTTATTAGGTCAATGGTAGAAATCAAATCATGGTTTTCCTTGCTATAGTCATGGCTACAATATTGTATATTGGCTTGCATTCCATTATTTGACTTTGATGGTTTAATTATTTGCCATGAATATAAGCGGGGGTATAATTAAGTAATGTGGCAACTTTAGTACTTGGTGTTATTTAGGTAAAAGATGCCCTGGTACATAAAATTTTGTGCTGCTTCATGTAGATATCCAAACATCGCACAAGAAGTTCTTATTAGAGTTACTTAAAATAGGCCTGTTATTTCCAATAGGTTATTGCTACTGGGATCACTACTTGGTTGGTGGACAAAGCTGGGCCCAGGCTGCTTTTTATTGTGTGTCAGgacaatttttctattttttttttcctcttaaaaTGTTTATTTGTATACATACGTATTGAACAAAATCATGTTTGAATTGAGTCTTAGTGCTTTCTCTTTCATCTTGTTCTCATTCACCTTTACTAGGGCATTGTATCAGAAGATTCTCATTTATATTCCATGTTTGTTATGTATAGTTTGAACTCTTGTTTTAATTGATTTCCAAGTTTGACCAACTTTCCATACAGTTAGCGATGTCATGCTCTCTAGGAAGAGCTACTCCTTGGCTAATAGTGTCAGAGGTATTCAACATTACCTGTATTTTAACAACATTAggaagagattttttttttttttcatgtctgGTGGATAAGGTCGGTCTAAAAACAACTTTAAAAACTCACTTCATTGTTGGAATCATACCACCTACTCAATACGGAACTCAAAATTATTGTTTTCCAtatggatattgtttcctttaGTGGTAGAGAAACCTGGAAAGTGAAGGAGACGGTGACCCTTCGGGATCATATTGGGACAGAGTCTTAAATGCTCCTTGTGAAGGACTAAATTTAGCTTAATCTTgtttaagaatattttgtatatgttgGCAATCAGATGCTTAACCATTGGTGTGAGTTTGATAGAGCTTTTATGTTTGTTGATCATTAACTACTAAATTATGGGTATGAGTTTTGGCATGGGGTTAAATTGGTAGTTGGGTTTTGCTTTAAGCCACGAGATCACAAAACCATCACCATATAGGCATTGGGTGAAGTTCATATTTTCATCTCTTAGTGTGACTGACaaactgtttattttttaactagTCTCAGTGCTCTTTATGTTCGGAGAGTTATGTTGCTTGATATAGCATTTAGCTATGTCATATaagttgttttcttttatatgatttttttccttCATGATGTTGATGCAGGATAAAGTCTCATATCCAGTGGAACATGTAAGTTCTTCACTGGCAACGTACAAGTTCTCCCTATGATGTGATTTAGACTAGATCAAGAAGCCAAAAGATATAGTTggtataaacaatttttttgattGGTTTAGTTGGGTGTTAGTGggagaggattttttttatagtgCTAATAGTTTTGACATTTTAGAGTAATGCTGATAGCTTGATATTTATTATAGAATGTTGCCTTATTTCAAGCTTATGGGcttttggtatatttttttgttcactttTAGTCTACAGTCGAATGTGCATTGTATACATTGTTCACTTTTATGCAACTTCAAATCAGTGCATGGAGGTATGCACTAATTTAAAAGGTGCATAATAGTGTGcatattttctttacatttgAACACAAATGTAGGGCACTAAACATCCAATTCCaattacaaaacaaatgaaCTCCATTACTTGAGTATCAACTTTCAAGTATTATACAACTTCCAATACAGAGTTCACTAACACCAAAAAGTTTGCAACAACAAATCAAAATGATGGATGACCATTTTGTCAGTGCatcaaataattgattaaatgtTTAACCAATTTGTGCATTTTAATGTACTGTATTCGTTGTATCCCATCTAAGAAAATGCTATTGAAACCTAAAATACAAGTACAGGAACTCCGAAGGTAGAACATTTGGCAACTTAATAGATAATATTCTTCCCATCCTATCACAATATTCAACATCACAACAAAGTACATGGAATCAATTTGTTCAGGTAGTTGCAACACCTTGGAAATCTACTAGTTGCAACAAAAATGGACAAGCTACTATTACATATGAAAATCTACATATTCACTTgtctatacaaaaaaaaaaaattgccaaaacaacaaaatacattgtAACTTTCATTCCTTTCATTCCACTTGTTCCATTTACCCTTCCAATAGCTTACGTGGCCATATATCCTACACAACATATTACTTGTTTatacaaacacaaaaaaatgccaaaacaacaaaaatacattgtaatttggggtaattaccttttccccccctgaactaccaaaaaatgcgcgatgcccccataaactaccaactcgaccaaaatagagcattcaactaccaaagataaccattttccccccttccgtcagtcacacgtcgttttaccctcattttcttcatcttttccccctatgaactaccaccatcttcctcttttccccccatgaactaccatcatcttccaacatgcccccatataaaacaacacatgacccgttgaccgtttgttttaacccctttgactgacggaaggggggaaaatggttgtctttggtagttgaatgctctattttggtcgagttggtagttcatgggggcattgcgcattttttggtagttcatgggggaaaaaggtaattaccccttgtAATTTTCATTCCTTCCATTCCACTTGTTCCATTTACCCTTCCAATAGCTCACATGGCCATATATCCTGCAAAATTGTGAGTAAGAGGCTATTATCATCATCATAATATGTGGAAGCAAATTATCATCATCATACTCATTCCCCAAGTCCATCTAAGAgttattataagaaaaaattaaaattagatgCCAAACCTAAACAAAACCACAAGATGAAACAAAAGTGTATTATGCACAACCAAAATATAGTGAACAAAAGCAGCATTAGGAACACAAAGCAATTGACTgaataataaacaataaatcCAAGTTAAAATTAGAATACTTTAATCaacccaaatgaaaaataaaaaatcatgataaACAATAAATCCAAGGTAAAATGACCGATTAGATACACAATTAGATTATACAAAATAGagtaaaaatcaaacatatctGATTCATTTAAATACGAATACAAAAATGAACCAAATACAAAATTCAATTCTAGAAATTCAATGGACGAAAAACAAATACAGAAAATAGCCCAATAAATacagtttcaatttttttacttctaactaaagaaaaaataatgctaCTACCGAACCCACAAAATGGATTTAGAgagtacaaaaaaattaataataattacacaaaacCCTAGATCACAAAACACCTAACAATTAACCACATTCCGTTGCCACTATTTCCTAATGGCTCAACTAGACGCGTCGGTCCTCTTAATTTCATACTACAAAACATCAATTTAACAAGCAATTCCAGTCCTCTTAATGATGTTGATATATGAAACAGATGCTGATATATGAAACAGATGCTGAATATTCTCTCTTTCTGGTAAAAAGATTACATAATTAATAGTTGTCTGTGTCCATCAAGGGTGATTCTGTTTCAGCCTTCATTTATACTTATTTAAAGCAGCAGTGGCCACAACTGCAAAAGACCATGGTAGAGAGAATGTGGTTCATAACAAATAATTTCATTTGCATTTCTCACAAATTACTAAGCTCTTTCTTTCGCATGTCTAAATATCTGTATGCTAAAATGTTATGGTATGATTTATTTCAGTTGATGATGTcccttttggttgtttttgaACAGCTTGACCTATCTTAAGAACTAAGCCAGGACAGCTGAAAATGCCATCATGAATCAGACGCTGCATCATGGGTACTGCTCTCCAAGTGGGATGTTAAAGAACAAGAGCCAAGTCTCATGAGTTGACCGGTAGGAACTAAGAGAGGTTTACAACGTTTGTGAAAATATTCATGGATCTTTTGAGTTGAGTTTAGTCAAATGCATGGAAATATTCAGGGTGCACAACAGTCTTATATGAGAGAAAACGGGAACCAATTTTTCTTGGGATTGTGATTCTCAAGTTTGTAAATGAAGAGCAGCTCCAAGCCTCTAACTAGATCAGAGTGATGGCCGATTAGATACACAATTAGATTATACAAAATAGAGTACAATCAAATTCTAGAAATTCAGTGGACAGAAAACAAATACAGAAAATAGCCCAACAAATacagtttcaatttttttacttctCAGTTTATACCAGACAAGCTGCAGTTCAAGTAGCTGATAAAATTCAAGAACAGAAACTTTCCTaagaaacaaacagaaaatctCTGCAGGAAAATGGCGAAggaccaaaacaaaaagaaagactaGGAAACTTCGGAGTAAGAAACCAGAGGCTCTTACAAGGGGAAaatagcaggaaaaaaaaaacagatctaAAAGACCAAACAGGGAGATTTACCGGATGGTCGGCGGCGTCGGGTGGGCGTCGACATTGCTTCGTGGTGGCCAGATTTGAATGGTGGTGGCCGGAGCTGAACGATGGTGGTGGGAGAAAGTGGAGGGAAAAAATTTTgggggagagagtgaaagagggaaaatgaaaagacCAAATAGGGAGATTTACCGGATGGTCGGCGTTGGGTGGGCGTCGGCACTGCTTCGTGGTGGCCGGAGCTGAACGGTGGTGGTGGGAGAaaatggagggaaaaaaaattgggggaaagAGTGAACgagggaaaatgaaaatgatatggACGCACACACTTTtggttgtttctttctttcttctttttctttttctttttcttttttaataaaaggttAACCCGAGTTGGGTTGAAAATGCGGAAACACTGCGGACAAAATGCTACTCCGTAACATTACTCGTCGATCAAATGGTCGAAAATGGGTTGGTGGAGGAGGTGAGAAAAACGTTCGATCCCGACGCCGATTATTCACGAGGGATCAGAAGAGAAATTGGGGTTCCAGAATTCGATAAATACTTCCGACAGGAACCATATTTAGACGAACATCAACGTTTGATTCTTCTCCATGAAGCAATAGCTCAGATGAAGGAAAACACATGCAAATTAGCAAGACGGCAGCTGGGGAAAATTCTCCGGcttagaaataaaaagaaaattctcaGGTAACATTTAATATCATTATATAATTTCCATCCTATAATTTCCCTTAAATAACAAAACATCGATAGGAAAAgcgttgaatatttaattaaaatggaaagTGAACGATAGAATCAACGTTTCACCGTATCTCATAACTtttgactttgataccatgttaaatcaccacttataccgaaagcttaaactgataattaagaagagatgaatttaataaattaatttatattttaacatcttgaaacataatttttttgctttcttcatGAACAAACACTTATTATTATAACAAGAAAAAGTGAAACACCTAGGATTAATTCCTTAACAATATTAATATGAACATCAACGTACTACACACTTGCATCACAAACTTGTGATTAATTAGAAACTCCCCTAGAACGCAATGTTGCCCCTTACTCCACCCTCTTCAGCATTCTTCCCCTCCTCTCCATTGCTAGATCCCTTGGCTGTGTCATAGGATGCATGCAATCCAATGAAGAAATAGTAAACCAAGATTATTAGAGTCCACACGCCGAACCTTGCAAAAGAAGCTTTGTCTATCGACccaagaaggaaaatgttgATGGCGATTGATAACGATGGCAGCCATGGCACCAATGGAACCCCCCAAAGTTTTGGCTCTCTTGCATGCGGAACAAAAAGCCAAATCCCCGCGGTTGCAATCAGCCAAATTGGGACGGTTATTACGTACCCGACCCACCCATCACTGGTGGCCCAATAAGTAGCAGTTGCAATGGAAGATCCAAGAATTAGCAAAATAAGCACAACGAGTTTTATACGGTTTGCTTGTGTTGTCACCCCGCTGACATAGTACCGGCGGACGAGAAGGGCAACGGCGACGAGCATGAAGATAAACAGCGTGGAGATAGAGAGTAGGTTGGAGAGAATACCAAGGCTTGTGAAGAAGCCAATGACCGCCGTGGCTACAAGCATGACTATTGTGGCATTCACGGGTGTCCCAGTCTTCTCATTCACATGGGCGAGCCATGGCGGCAACATGTGGGTTCTTGCAATATGTGTGAGATATCGAGCCTGACCGACAGCTCCCACCAGCAATACGGTCGTCATCCCCTTCAGCGCACCGGCAGCAACTACATACTTAGCCCAATTCCAACCAACAACTTCGAATGCTACCTGtcataatataaattaaataattaaataataattattatttttttatcggtttaagtttttaaaatatgtagTAATTTAAAATAGTATCAAAGTCaaaaatcttgagtttgaatctTATCTCTATTGATTGAcattctattttaaattaaatatttcgcGTGTTCAGTGTTAGAATATGAGGATGTGTTTAGTATTGCGATTTTGCaaattaaaaatgcaattttaaaccaaatcgcataaaatatattattttcaagtgcgttttttaaaaattacgatttgaaaacgtaaaaaatttgtgatttcaaaTAGTAAAGAAAGgggtgtgtttttaaaaacgcacaattttaaatgtcaaactacgattttacaattttaccaaatgcttaaatgcattttaaaaaaccgtgttttcaaatcgcaagttttaaattctctatttttaaattgtactttATGAAATCATAAATACAAATTGAcctaaatattttgaaataagtggtaatttgaCCGTACCGAAAATGGAGCATCCTCGTCGATGGTTTTGTATGATTGCATAAGGCATAGTGTCACCGCTAGTAAACAATATGCCACCGTAGTAATCACCATTGAGCCTATAAGACCAATGGGGATGTCCCGAGCGGGATTCTTTGTTTCCTCGGCCATGGTTGAGACAGCATCAAATCCAACATAAGCGAAGAAAAGCACTGCTGATGCTTGAAAGATGCCACGGGTTCCAAAAGGAGTAAATGGGGTGTAATTCTTGGTATCAGCTTTAATAAGGCCGGCGATGATGATGAAGAGAATGACGACAACATGGATGATAGAGGCGACGTAATTGAAACGCGAGGAGCCCTTGGTGCTGAGGACTGCAAGGACGCAAATTGCAGCGATGACGACGACAGCTATGGGGTCGAGATTTCTGTAGTCAGGTGAGAAACTATGAACTACAATGCGGAAATCGTTTGGCTTGTGGTTGCAGAGTGTGGCAAAGTAGGATGTCCAGGCACGGGCAACGGCTGCTCCACCGATAACATATTCGAGTAGGATGTTGCCGGCGGCAATGAAGGCCATGAAGTCACCAAGCTCTACCCTTAGGTAGGCAAATGATCCACCTGAAAGGGAAACAATATTTAACCATGGAACTATATATTGAAGGTCTTGCAGTTACAAATTAAAACTGTTGCTCAACTATGCTAGCAGGATGTTATCATGAATTCCAGCCGTTATGAAGATATTAACTAGCGAGTTGACAATTTCTTCAGGATCAATCATGTAAATAATGTAATAAAaccaaacaattttttcttgtttcttttttactttgaaGTCATTTCATATACGGAAAACAATTGGTGAACAAACATATGCAACTGTTTTTTATACATACTGATCGTTGAGTTGAAATCATACACAAACTCACCATAATTAACTATGCAACAGATAGTACTATGTATCTTATGTTACGAGTCTTTTTAAAAACTACCTTGACCATTCACAATTGATGAAATAAATATGCCAAAAACAGGATTGTAAATAGGATGTAATTAGTTATGTACTAATCCAAACTATATATACGCAATTGGAACTtgtaaaaagaaataacaacCAACTAAAATCAATGACATATAGTAAGTATTACAtataagatattaaataaataaaatataaatataaatataaaacaaGAAGTAAAAGATTAGAAGTAATgaatggaaatatatatatatataaaagtggaTCGCGCGTGTTTTAGTTTGAAAGCATGTCAAATGGCATATTctcattttataaattaaaaactttaatcGGTAGCATAATTTGGCTTAACCGTGGAGCCGGCATGCCACAAGTCCGAACCATTGGGTTTTGCAACGTGTGCAGTTCCTACGTATCAATTCAACTGGGACCCAGAAATATGTGGAACCTCGTTACGGTTTAAACAACTGGCATAAtactttaattaataaataaataaaatggtagAATCAAccagtccaaaaaaaaaaaaaaagcacaaccGAAAATGGTAAAAAGTAATACAGGATGGGCCAGCCTGGACTTTTCCAGGCTAATCTAAGTCTAGATAGGGTTACGAACTTACTAATGGATGGGCCAGCCTGACTTCGATGACTAGAATTTAGTTAGTTGACCAGAAGCATGTGAGGCAGATATTTATTAATCAGACAActgatgtatttttttaatcagaCAGCTGAAAGACATTCTTTTTGTAATGCTATTTATTATATTGATACGTAAGAATCAGCTGCAAATTAGTAACGCTATACAACTAAAATGacataacaataaaaattaacaaaagtttgtagaaaataataaataaaaaaattagttaaattttattataataccatctcaattatataacaatattaGTTGACTACGGAACTGAAGGGCGTCTAAGAAAGTCATAAAACAGTAACAGGGCTAAGGTCCACCCTTTGAATATGAGCTCTCCTATTGTGCACTTCAAtctacacataaaaaaaaaggagtctTCTTTCTATACGCTATACTcaattttgtaataaaatagTCTTAATGGTCTACtaaatagcttttttttttttttttgtttcttttgcaaaaatatcataattttGGTTATTATCACAGTATTATTGGCATTTATTAAAATATGGACCTTTTTCATTACAACCCATTTCATTGAAAAGTCTCACCTGTTGGAAATGAGAAATGGAATtgaacccaaacaaaaactattttaagacttgtgatttgaaaacggaCAATTTGGCCAAAACGCGCGTTTCAGCCCTCACGTTTGAGAAACAGCTTAGATCATCACTCATCAGCCCAAAGGACTCGATCGGTCCAATTGGAGGATGAGTAAAAGACAAACAGAAAAGAGTCAAAATCGGTTTACTTTCTCCaataaacaagaagaagaacgaCATCGAAATTCGTTAGCTCTTTCGTTTTCTAAATCTCAATTCGTAGATTAACAATGATTTTGTCCATATGCAGtgttaaaattagaagaaaaaaaaacactaaaataattaagctCTGGGTACGTACCGGCTACGGGGATCTCCACGGCAAACTCGGTGTAGCAGAAGACGGAGAGCAAAGCGGAGATGCCGGAGACGACGTAGGACAAGACGACGGCAGGGCCGGCGTGTTCTTTGGCCTCGAGGCCGGTGAGGACGAAGATGCCGGCGCCAATGACTGCGCCGATGCCAAACCACATGAGGTCCCACCAGTTGAGCGTCTTCTTCATCTCGTGCTGGCTTCGAGCCTTCACCTCCACGAGCTCCGTGTGGTCCATGGAGCGCGTCAGGACCCGATCCTTCAGCCTCATCGGAGTCTCCTTCAGCGCCCTCCCGTAGTTGCCCCAGCTCCGAAACGATTCCTCAGGTAGAAAATCGCTCTTTGTGCACGAGCACCCCCTCCTCCTAATCCCTTCATCGCCGCCGTTCACTTCTCCCATTCTGTCTCGATCACCACCACACAAAATATGAGatccagaaaagaaaattcaaaataaaaatccaaaataaaaatccaattaCAATCTTTGTGCACGCCCTGTTTGGTTGCCaggaaacagagagagagagagagagagagagagagagagagagagagagagagagaatggaggAAATTAAGCTTGTTTGAAGAAGAGCATGgaaattttgtttataaaacAACGTTAAAGGGCGAGAGCATTGGGACAATTGTATGAGATTGAAACGAGGGGTCATAAGCATGCGGGAACCATTTTCAGaattggaataaaaaaaaacaaaacttattttacaataaatgcaataaaaaaaaattaatcatttcaattttcactcaACCCATTGACTATATTAAGTATCGGACGAATTCCCAGGAATCAATTAATTAAAcgaaaaaatgttaaaaaaaattaaactggGATCTAGATACGGAATCTCTGGAGATTTGATAAgaaccaattaatacaaaatataagaaataattAACCTGACTCTAATACTAATCGATGCAAATCAATTATTACAAAACacatgaaaatgatatatagACTAGCTCGTTCGAAGAAACCGTATCTTCCGATGGCTAATTCGAGAAAGCCTAAtctcccaaaaaaaacaaacacagtAAACTATATTTCACATAACaataattaacatatttttattcattaataatCACATTTAAATAGAGAAGCAATACTAATTGGTTACGAAAATAACTACTATGATTAATAggacttttaaattatttaactaACCGATTAAGATTAAGATGaattctattaaatttataCTAGGACTCTATTAAGAATTTGACTGAAAGAAGATTTAACACCTTATTGAACTCTAGCACAACTGAAGAGAAAATAATGATGACCAAATCATGATTCGGCTTTAGAAAATGCTTAAAGAGAGAGACCTCAGGCCTGGCTTATCTGAGAGGTTCTCCGGTGACCGGCAGAGGAGAGCGTTGGAGGGAGATCGATCTCTCTCTGAGGGCTGTGGTTTCGAAGCGGGAAATGAAATGTACACCGCTGCGCTGGTAATAAACAGGCTCGCTCGCTAGCTACTACGTTCTTTCCATGGACAGGTAATTGCCGGTAACTTCGTTTAGCGAGGACGAGATAAAGAAGGAAATCAGACGGACACCTGGCAGTCTATTTGGTCACAGCCGGGCAACAGCTGATTATATTTCTTAAATTGGTGTTTAGATTCAAATTAGTGAGGGTTTTAAGGTACTGATTTACGCGTATGACACGGAGTGCGAGAATGGTGATAAGATTCGTATTTGGGAAGAATCTTTCAAATTATGTTCAGAGAAAATTCCGGTTCGACGGTTGGCATTCGACCCATCAGGATACTGTTACCGGAGGATCCTAATATCATCGGGACCCAGTCGAGAGACAAATGATACAACGAGTCTAGAATTCTAGCTTATAgatcttttattatttaaattaggaaaaattataatattgcCCTTCAAACTATCGGTTGTTTGGTTAATAGTCCTTGTTCTGTTAATAGTCTTTCGAACTACTAACACTTGGAATCTGACCTTCTAAattgtcaaaaaatttcaaaaaggtccaatttgatgaaaaatgccTATAATACTTTTGTCACgtattatatttcaattaaaaaataacaaaaataataaaaattaattttttaaagaaaaaggtttCAA
This DNA window, taken from Alnus glutinosa chromosome 5, dhAlnGlut1.1, whole genome shotgun sequence, encodes the following:
- the LOC133868414 gene encoding cationic amino acid transporter 1-like, with protein sequence MGEVNGGDEGIRRRGCSCTKSDFLPEESFRSWGNYGRALKETPMRLKDRVLTRSMDHTELVEVKARSQHEMKKTLNWWDLMWFGIGAVIGAGIFVLTGLEAKEHAGPAVVLSYVVSGISALLSVFCYTEFAVEIPVAGGSFAYLRVELGDFMAFIAAGNILLEYVIGGAAVARAWTSYFATLCNHKPNDFRIVVHSFSPDYRNLDPIAVVVIAAICVLAVLSTKGSSRFNYVASIIHVVVILFIIIAGLIKADTKNYTPFTPFGTRGIFQASAVLFFAYVGFDAVSTMAEETKNPARDIPIGLIGSMVITTVAYCLLAVTLCLMQSYKTIDEDAPFSVAFEVVGWNWAKYVVAAGALKGMTTVLLVGAVGQARYLTHIARTHMLPPWLAHVNEKTGTPVNATIVMLVATAVIGFFTSLGILSNLLSISTLFIFMLVAVALLVRRYYVSGVTTQANRIKLVVLILLILGSSIATATYWATSDGWVGYVITVPIWLIATAGIWLFVPHAREPKLWGVPLVPWLPSLSIAINIFLLGSIDKASFARFGVWTLIILVYYFFIGLHASYDTAKGSSNGEEGKNAEEGGVRGNIAF